The proteins below are encoded in one region of Clostridium pasteurianum DSM 525 = ATCC 6013:
- a CDS encoding MBL fold metallo-hydrolase has product MEILLLVFGSSFAVFFITMGMNSIIKRNSKTKFYFIGVIISFIIAFIGFWKIPINTENNLSNKNDVTMSKDQGSIITNLEAMDSQAVSSVIKNNPLNVSFINNGLNGAVLIQFDGKNILVDSGKTDNIKYIEDSLKGHSVKNIDSIILTTSDEDSIGAAADLIKNYNIKDIRYIEDSIKNGKSFKDIQSSAEVNNTIVKKIDSSYSINNAIISTSSITKGVKVDFKFPEDQYDSSIQAMSFVKDSFNNESNQNLRHSVTTSCDSLGNIVVSVAAYRN; this is encoded by the coding sequence ATGGAAATATTGTTACTGGTTTTTGGAAGCTCGTTTGCAGTGTTTTTTATTACTATGGGTATGAATTCTATTATTAAAAGAAATAGTAAAACTAAATTTTATTTTATAGGAGTAATTATTTCGTTTATAATAGCATTTATAGGCTTTTGGAAGATTCCTATAAATACAGAAAATAATCTCTCCAATAAAAATGATGTTACAATGTCAAAAGATCAAGGATCAATAATAACCAATCTTGAAGCTATGGATAGTCAGGCTGTAAGCAGTGTCATAAAGAACAATCCATTAAATGTAAGCTTTATTAACAATGGTTTGAATGGTGCTGTGCTAATTCAATTTGATGGTAAGAATATACTTGTTGATTCTGGAAAAACTGATAATATAAAGTATATAGAAGACTCTTTAAAAGGACATTCTGTAAAAAATATAGACAGTATTATTTTAACTACTTCAGATGAGGATTCCATTGGAGCAGCTGCTGATCTTATAAAAAATTATAATATAAAAGATATAAGATACATTGAAGACTCGATAAAAAATGGTAAATCTTTTAAAGATATACAATCCTCGGCAGAGGTAAATAATACTATTGTTAAAAAAATAGATTCATCTTACAGTATTAATAATGCTATTATAAGCACTAGCAGTATTACAAAGGGAGTTAAAGTTGATTTTAAATTTCCAGAGGATCAATATGATTCCAGTATACAGGCTATGTCTTTTGTTAAGGATTCCTTTAACAATGAAAGTAATCAAAATTTACGTCACTCTGTAACTACAAGTTGTGATTCTTTAGGTAATATAGTTGTGTCTGTAGCTGCTTACAGGAATTAA
- the ymfI gene encoding elongation factor P 5-aminopentanone reductase — MGCLDGKVVLVTGSSRGIGRHIAIEMAKEGASIAINYLKDEVGAKETLMILNREGVYAKEYRVDVRDFEAVTAMMKDIIENFGKIDVLINNAGVSKIGLFMDHCESDYNEVFDANFKSVFNCTNAVIKYMLEKKKGSIINISSIWGNVGASCEVLYSASKGAINSFTKALGKELAPSNIRVNAISPGVIDTSMNSVFSDEDIKNIKEEIPMMRFGRCDEIGKLAVFLASDNSSYITSQIITIDGGML, encoded by the coding sequence ATGGGATGTTTAGATGGAAAAGTTGTACTTGTAACTGGATCTTCTAGAGGAATAGGAAGACATATAGCCATAGAAATGGCAAAGGAAGGTGCATCAATAGCAATAAATTATTTAAAAGATGAAGTTGGGGCAAAAGAAACTTTGATGATTTTAAATAGAGAGGGAGTTTATGCAAAAGAATATAGGGTAGATGTAAGAGATTTTGAAGCTGTAACGGCTATGATGAAAGATATAATAGAGAATTTTGGTAAAATAGATGTATTGATTAATAATGCAGGCGTATCAAAAATAGGATTATTTATGGATCATTGTGAATCAGATTACAATGAAGTTTTTGATGCTAATTTTAAATCTGTTTTTAATTGCACTAATGCTGTGATAAAGTATATGCTGGAAAAAAAGAAAGGTTCTATAATAAATATCTCTTCTATATGGGGAAATGTTGGAGCTTCCTGTGAAGTATTGTATTCGGCGTCAAAAGGAGCCATAAATTCATTTACAAAGGCACTGGGAAAGGAACTGGCACCTTCAAACATAAGGGTAAATGCTATATCGCCAGGAGTTATTGATACGAGCATGAATAGTGTATTTAGTGATGAGGATATAAAAAATATTAAAGAAGAAATTCCTATGATGAGATTTGGAAGGTGTGATGAAATTGGAAAATTAGCAGTATTTCTTGCCAGTGATAATTCAAGTTATATAACTTCACAAATTATAACTATAGATGGTGGTATGTTATAA
- a CDS encoding FtsW/RodA/SpoVE family cell cycle protein: MRKWIIDARLLRQLDITLIITALAISIFGVMNIYSASGISYLRTQIIFIIMAILICYVILLIDYNIMSNYSEIIYWIGVVLLLATDIQDMSVNGANSWLKIGPLPAIEPAEFFRMALALIIAKKISYMEGDINRPKNLIKILFYTAIPTIMLYKQPNLGMAIICICISFGILFISGLNLKIIFGAIALIIPASFIVWKAHILKAYQMARITSFLHPELTEQTTGYQLTNSKIGIGSGGILGKGFLHGTQVAGGYIPEARTDFIFSAVGEQWGLIGAIVLLALYVIILYRILVTARNSKDNLGRFICIGTFAGLTFSIYQNIAMTIGLAPISGITLPLMSAGGSSIIANFMALALVLNVGMRKKKINF; encoded by the coding sequence TTGAGAAAATGGATTATAGATGCTAGATTATTAAGACAACTAGATATTACTTTGATCATTACAGCACTTGCAATTTCAATTTTTGGAGTCATGAATATATATAGTGCTTCAGGTATTTCCTATTTGAGAACACAAATTATCTTTATAATTATGGCAATATTAATTTGTTATGTTATATTATTAATTGATTATAATATAATGAGCAATTATTCTGAAATTATATACTGGATTGGAGTTGTTTTATTATTAGCTACAGATATACAAGACATGAGTGTAAATGGTGCTAATTCATGGCTTAAAATAGGCCCACTACCAGCTATTGAACCAGCAGAATTTTTTAGAATGGCATTAGCATTAATTATTGCTAAAAAAATAAGCTATATGGAAGGCGATATAAACAGACCTAAAAATCTCATTAAGATATTATTTTATACTGCCATACCCACAATAATGCTCTATAAACAGCCTAATTTGGGTATGGCAATAATTTGTATTTGCATATCCTTTGGCATACTTTTCATATCAGGACTTAATTTAAAAATAATATTTGGAGCTATAGCTCTAATTATACCTGCCTCATTTATTGTATGGAAAGCACATATTCTAAAGGCATATCAGATGGCAAGAATAACATCTTTTTTACATCCAGAGCTTACAGAGCAGACTACAGGATATCAGTTGACTAATTCAAAAATAGGTATAGGTTCTGGCGGTATTTTGGGAAAGGGATTTTTACATGGTACTCAAGTAGCAGGAGGATATATACCAGAAGCCCGTACAGATTTTATATTTTCAGCAGTAGGTGAACAATGGGGACTAATTGGTGCTATTGTACTTTTAGCATTATATGTAATAATTCTCTATAGGATATTGGTTACAGCTAGAAATTCAAAGGATAATTTGGGAAGGTTTATTTGCATAGGAACATTTGCAGGACTCACTTTCTCAATATATCAAAATATAGCAATGACTATAGGACTTGCACCTATCTCTGGAATAACTCTTCCGCTTATGAGTGCTGGAGGAAGTTCTATAATAGCCAACTTTATGGCTTTGGCATTAGTATTAAATGTTGGAATGAGAAAGAAAAAGATAAACTTTTAA
- the rodA gene encoding rod shape-determining protein RodA, with the protein MKKWIIDIRLLRQIDVPLVVVTLAIAIFGVMNIYSATRISSGTFYLRTQVIYILVAIVICYIILLIDYNLISNYSDVFYWIGIVLLLATELQGTVINGSNSWLKLGPLPAIQPTEFLKIALIIIIAKKVSTMDGSINEPRNLIKIIVYTMIPLILILKQPEMGLAVICIFIVSSILFISGLNLKIILGTIALGIVVCFIAWEVLLQPYQIARITSFLNPEAHQQSTGYQLINSKIGIGSGGFWGKGYLNSTQISGGYVPFAHTDFIFSVVGEEWGLIGTGTLLISYGILLYRILKISKMSKDILGKLVCVGTFASLTFSIYQNIAMTIGLTPISGITLPFMSAGGSSIISNFMALALVLNISMRKKKINF; encoded by the coding sequence TTGAAAAAGTGGATTATAGACATTAGGTTGTTAAGACAAATTGATGTACCATTAGTAGTTGTTACATTAGCTATAGCTATTTTTGGTGTTATGAATATATATAGTGCAACTAGAATTTCTTCAGGTACTTTTTATTTAAGAACGCAAGTTATATATATACTTGTAGCCATAGTGATTTGCTATATTATATTATTAATTGATTATAATTTAATAAGTAATTATTCAGATGTTTTTTATTGGATTGGTATAGTATTATTATTGGCAACTGAACTACAGGGTACTGTTATAAATGGTTCCAATTCATGGCTTAAATTAGGACCTTTACCAGCTATACAACCAACAGAATTTTTAAAAATAGCATTAATAATTATTATTGCTAAAAAAGTAAGTACTATGGATGGAAGTATAAATGAACCTAGAAATTTGATTAAGATAATAGTATACACAATGATACCTCTAATATTAATACTGAAACAGCCTGAAATGGGATTAGCTGTAATATGTATTTTTATAGTTTCTTCTATATTATTTATATCAGGACTTAATTTAAAAATAATATTGGGAACTATAGCTTTAGGTATAGTTGTATGTTTTATAGCCTGGGAAGTGTTGTTACAACCTTATCAAATAGCAAGAATAACCTCATTTTTAAATCCTGAAGCTCATCAACAGAGTACAGGCTATCAGCTTATCAATTCAAAGATTGGTATAGGATCGGGGGGATTTTGGGGTAAGGGATATCTAAATAGTACTCAAATATCTGGAGGCTATGTACCTTTCGCTCATACAGACTTTATATTCTCGGTAGTAGGAGAAGAATGGGGGTTAATTGGTACTGGTACACTTTTAATTTCATATGGAATACTTCTTTATAGAATATTAAAAATATCTAAAATGTCAAAAGATATTTTAGGTAAACTCGTTTGTGTGGGGACTTTTGCTTCACTTACATTTTCAATATATCAAAATATAGCAATGACTATAGGTCTTACACCTATATCGGGAATAACTCTTCCTTTTATGAGTGCAGGAGGTAGTTCTATAATATCAAACTTTATGGCTTTGGCATTAGTGTTAAATATAAGTATGAGAAAGAAAAAAATAAATTTTTAG
- a CDS encoding DUF3892 domain-containing protein: MQFAFRSSHIIQDTIKNNNNDVIAYKLENGDIIMKEEAVSMASQGLIRGVTIESDSEGNEHLKNIEDPNSMS, encoded by the coding sequence ATGCAATTTGCCTTTAGAAGTTCACATATAATACAAGATACTATTAAAAACAATAATAATGATGTTATCGCATATAAGTTAGAAAATGGAGATATAATAATGAAGGAAGAGGCAGTAAGTATGGCATCTCAGGGATTGATTAGAGGAGTTACAATTGAGTCTGATTCGGAAGGAAATGAACATTTGAAAAATATTGAAGATCCTAATAGTATGAGTTGA
- the trmB gene encoding tRNA (guanosine(46)-N7)-methyltransferase TrmB, which translates to MRLRKKWWARPEMEESPLVITEPREYTGRWKEIFNNDNEIYLELGCGRGEFITKNAIDNPDKNYIAIDLKDEVLVYVLRKIKEAELDNVRIIPLEIAFITEIFDKNEISRIYINFCNPWPKDRHNKRRLTHTRFLEKYKQFIKPGTEIWFKTDNRELFDASLEYLNNFGFELLFYTYDLHRSGFEPNVMTEYEKKFTDLGMEIMFLKAKLKDSNN; encoded by the coding sequence ATGCGACTTAGAAAAAAGTGGTGGGCTAGACCTGAAATGGAGGAAAGTCCATTAGTTATAACAGAACCTAGAGAATACACAGGTAGATGGAAAGAAATATTTAATAATGATAATGAAATATACTTAGAACTTGGTTGTGGCAGGGGAGAATTTATAACTAAAAATGCAATAGACAATCCAGATAAAAATTATATAGCCATAGATTTAAAGGATGAAGTTTTAGTATATGTACTTAGAAAGATTAAAGAGGCTGAACTTGATAATGTTAGAATAATCCCTCTTGAAATAGCTTTTATAACTGAAATATTTGATAAGAATGAAATAAGCAGAATTTATATTAACTTTTGTAATCCGTGGCCTAAAGATAGACATAATAAGAGAAGACTTACTCATACAAGATTTTTAGAAAAATATAAACAATTTATAAAACCAGGTACGGAAATTTGGTTTAAAACTGACAATAGAGAATTGTTTGATGCTTCTTTAGAATATTTAAATAATTTTGGATTTGAACTATTGTTTTATACTTATGATTTGCATAGGAGTGGATTTGAACCTAATGTAATGACTGAATATGAAAAAAAATTTACTGATCTAGGTATGGAAATTATGTTTTTAAAAGCTAAGTTAAAAGATAGTAACAATTAA
- a CDS encoding site-2 protease family protein translates to MFDSSTLLNKILLIPAILLAFTVHEYAHAFVADKLGDKTPKFQGRLTLNPIAHIDPIGFILILLMGFGWAKPVQTNPSAYKNYYKDDLKVSIAGPLSNLAIGLIFAFVTAILSKIVPISDLTAVIITICTFISYLNCMLCILNLIPIPGFDGFHVLRDLFPKFFYNIADSMYRYQLIIFIAFVMPIIGGRSVFDYIVGIPSNAIYRAFRNLASVVIG, encoded by the coding sequence TTGTTTGATTCGTCAACACTTTTAAATAAAATTTTATTAATACCAGCCATATTATTAGCCTTTACAGTTCATGAATATGCTCATGCGTTTGTAGCAGATAAATTAGGTGATAAAACTCCTAAATTTCAAGGAAGACTTACATTAAATCCAATAGCACACATTGATCCCATAGGATTTATATTGATATTGTTGATGGGATTTGGCTGGGCAAAACCTGTACAAACTAATCCTAGTGCTTATAAGAATTATTATAAAGATGATTTAAAGGTATCAATTGCTGGACCATTATCTAATTTAGCAATAGGTTTAATTTTTGCATTTGTAACTGCAATACTTTCTAAGATAGTACCAATATCGGATCTTACTGCTGTTATTATAACTATATGTACTTTTATATCTTATTTAAATTGTATGCTTTGTATATTAAATCTTATACCAATACCTGGATTTGATGGGTTCCACGTTTTAAGGGATTTATTTCCCAAGTTTTTTTACAATATAGCTGATTCTATGTATAGATATCAATTAATTATATTTATAGCTTTTGTAATGCCTATAATTGGAGGCAGATCAGTTTTTGATTATATCGTAGGAATACCTTCAAATGCCATATATAGAGCTTTTAGAAATTTGGCTTCAGTAGTTATAGGTTAA